In Arthrobacter ramosus, one DNA window encodes the following:
- the cydD gene encoding thiol reductant ABC exporter subunit CydD, translating to MKPQLPAGPATRSALYFLGLLSSLKALSLILIAQAIAGMLSGLAGGGLGWREGLLWGAAGAVLRSLTVWGQGVAARRAALGVKEELRSRLLGRALGAGAAGRVGEVNDGGLAVLATRGLDALDNYYTQFLPALVNCAALPLLLGARILFADWVSAVVVVLTLPLVPLFMVLIGRHTEDRVHEAQSTLRRLSGHILELAKGLPVLVGLGRAGEQRAALEDLSEEYRSRTMGTLRTAFLSALALELIATISVAVVAVFIGVRLVAGEMGLEAGLLALILAPDCYLPLRELGTAHHASDDGREALAAANAVLESPAGRPLNDGYDGGAPASNRAPGGVAVTGLTVRYAGRAVAAVGPIDFKAPAGQITALDGRSGSGKSTILGVLAGTIGDGPLAAIEGSVTGLDAGAVAWVPQHPVMVAGTVLDEIVLYLDGGNQDVSSMDPGSTPDADIARAMRCLERAAAEHLAFKHPSELSPGEVRRVAVARGLARLNAGATVLLLDEPTAHLDVASADAIRSAIAGLRGAATVILVAHDAATRKLADNVVKVDGGTAQEQAGPVSLESAASAPAPVERDTNPGAAPSGGIEPPTAVSTLRALARILAPVRYKFAGAVLLAALAALFAVALSGLSGWLIIRASEQPPILYLLGAIVGVRFFGIGRAVLRYSERLVVHDTVFAAMTRLRGALWASLSARALSLRRLLQGGNVLGAVVDDVDTLRDVLPRVVLPPLSALAVAVSAVVASALLVPATVPAVVTSAVVGLVLAPLLALMADRNAARSEQQLRSLVLLDVAAALDARAELSANGVAGTVLSSLTRRDNAATAAAQRSAWADGIGQGLTVLACTLGALGAGILAAPSVQSGTVAPAVLAVVVLVQLALAEPYGAVVSAVRQGPALAAVLRRIAQSGAFDAPEADGGVLALPERPDGSAGLLLDGLEASWPGRAPVFSGLSAEAAPGHWLAVTGPSGSGKSTLLSVLLGFLPVSSGRAYVSGNAAWCPQEAHLFDSTIRGNLLLARPAARKPTEADMDKALDAVGLSGLVSGLPGGLDSRIGPSGSFLSGGERQRLAMARTLLTGAAVLLLDEPTAHLDAEAGRLMMAELRAGLKDVTVVLVTHDPADIAGGDYRLDLGSPSALPALVRGN from the coding sequence ATGAAGCCCCAGCTGCCCGCAGGACCGGCCACCCGATCCGCTTTGTACTTCCTTGGTCTGCTGTCCTCACTCAAGGCTCTGTCCCTGATCCTGATTGCACAGGCGATCGCCGGGATGTTGTCCGGACTTGCTGGGGGCGGCCTGGGATGGCGCGAAGGACTCCTCTGGGGTGCCGCCGGTGCGGTCCTGCGGTCGCTGACTGTCTGGGGCCAGGGAGTCGCGGCGCGCCGGGCGGCCCTCGGGGTCAAGGAAGAGCTGAGGTCCAGGCTGCTGGGGCGCGCCCTCGGCGCCGGGGCTGCGGGACGGGTCGGCGAAGTGAACGACGGCGGGCTCGCCGTGCTCGCGACCCGCGGACTTGATGCACTGGACAACTACTACACCCAGTTCCTGCCCGCCTTGGTCAATTGCGCCGCGTTGCCCCTGCTCCTCGGTGCGAGGATCCTCTTCGCGGATTGGGTCAGTGCTGTGGTTGTGGTGCTGACCTTGCCGCTGGTCCCGCTGTTCATGGTGCTGATCGGCCGCCACACCGAGGACCGGGTCCACGAAGCCCAATCCACGCTGCGGAGGCTCTCTGGGCACATCCTGGAGTTGGCCAAGGGACTTCCCGTGCTGGTGGGACTGGGCCGCGCGGGCGAACAGCGCGCAGCCCTTGAGGACCTCTCGGAGGAATACCGCTCGCGCACCATGGGAACACTGCGGACTGCCTTCTTGTCCGCCCTCGCCCTGGAGCTGATAGCCACCATCTCCGTCGCGGTGGTGGCCGTCTTCATCGGCGTGCGACTCGTGGCGGGCGAGATGGGCCTGGAAGCCGGCCTGCTGGCCCTCATCCTCGCCCCCGATTGCTATCTTCCCCTGCGCGAGCTGGGCACGGCCCACCACGCCAGCGACGACGGGCGTGAGGCGTTGGCCGCAGCCAACGCCGTGCTGGAGTCGCCGGCGGGCCGTCCGCTGAATGATGGGTACGACGGCGGCGCGCCGGCCAGCAACAGGGCGCCCGGCGGCGTCGCGGTCACCGGACTGACGGTGAGGTATGCGGGTAGGGCGGTTGCCGCCGTCGGGCCCATCGACTTCAAGGCGCCGGCCGGACAGATCACCGCCCTTGATGGCCGCAGCGGTTCGGGCAAGAGCACCATCCTGGGTGTCCTCGCCGGAACGATCGGCGACGGGCCGCTGGCAGCCATTGAAGGATCGGTTACTGGATTGGATGCCGGCGCGGTGGCTTGGGTACCGCAGCATCCCGTCATGGTGGCCGGTACGGTGCTGGACGAGATCGTCCTCTACCTGGACGGCGGGAACCAAGACGTTTCGTCGATGGACCCCGGGTCCACGCCGGACGCGGACATCGCGAGGGCGATGCGTTGCCTGGAGCGGGCTGCCGCGGAGCATCTCGCGTTCAAACATCCTTCCGAGTTGAGCCCTGGCGAGGTGCGGCGGGTGGCCGTCGCCCGCGGTTTGGCGCGCCTCAACGCGGGAGCCACAGTCCTGCTGCTCGACGAACCCACCGCGCATCTCGACGTCGCGTCCGCGGACGCGATCCGTTCGGCCATCGCGGGGCTGCGTGGGGCCGCGACTGTCATCCTGGTGGCCCACGACGCCGCGACCCGGAAACTCGCGGACAACGTGGTGAAGGTCGACGGCGGGACAGCGCAGGAGCAAGCCGGTCCCGTGAGCCTGGAATCCGCCGCATCCGCGCCAGCTCCGGTCGAGCGGGACACGAATCCCGGAGCCGCACCGAGTGGGGGAATTGAACCCCCCACCGCCGTCTCCACACTCAGGGCCCTCGCGCGTATCCTGGCGCCTGTCCGTTACAAGTTCGCCGGTGCCGTGCTGCTCGCGGCGCTCGCCGCCTTGTTTGCCGTGGCGTTGTCCGGACTCTCCGGGTGGCTCATCATCCGGGCCAGCGAACAACCGCCTATCCTATACTTGCTCGGCGCCATCGTGGGCGTTCGGTTCTTCGGCATAGGCCGGGCGGTCCTGCGGTATTCCGAGCGGCTCGTCGTCCACGACACGGTCTTCGCGGCGATGACGAGGCTCCGGGGCGCGCTCTGGGCGAGCCTCAGCGCAAGGGCACTGTCCTTGCGACGGCTCCTGCAGGGCGGCAATGTGCTCGGAGCGGTGGTGGACGACGTCGATACGCTGCGCGACGTGTTGCCGCGCGTCGTCCTTCCACCCCTCTCCGCCCTTGCCGTCGCAGTGTCGGCGGTGGTCGCCTCGGCCCTGCTGGTTCCCGCCACTGTGCCTGCGGTTGTCACGAGCGCCGTGGTTGGCCTTGTCCTGGCTCCTCTTCTCGCTCTGATGGCGGACCGCAACGCGGCCCGTTCTGAGCAGCAACTGCGCTCACTCGTGCTGCTTGATGTTGCCGCAGCCCTCGACGCCCGCGCGGAGCTCAGCGCCAACGGCGTGGCCGGCACAGTCCTGTCGTCCTTGACCCGGAGGGACAACGCGGCCACCGCTGCCGCCCAGCGTTCCGCCTGGGCTGACGGCATAGGCCAGGGATTGACCGTGCTGGCCTGCACCCTGGGAGCGCTGGGGGCGGGCATTCTCGCGGCACCGTCGGTGCAATCCGGAACTGTTGCGCCGGCCGTGCTCGCCGTCGTCGTCCTCGTTCAGCTGGCGCTCGCGGAACCCTACGGGGCGGTGGTGTCTGCCGTGCGGCAGGGTCCGGCGTTGGCCGCGGTGCTGCGACGGATCGCCCAGTCAGGGGCCTTTGACGCCCCAGAAGCCGACGGCGGTGTGCTCGCGTTGCCGGAGCGACCCGACGGCTCTGCGGGGCTGCTGCTGGATGGACTCGAAGCGTCATGGCCCGGCCGCGCGCCCGTGTTCAGCGGGCTCAGCGCCGAAGCGGCCCCCGGGCATTGGCTCGCGGTCACGGGCCCCTCCGGCTCGGGGAAGTCCACGCTGCTCTCCGTACTGCTTGGCTTCCTGCCCGTATCATCCGGAAGGGCCTACGTCAGCGGGAATGCTGCTTGGTGTCCCCAGGAGGCCCACCTCTTCGACTCCACGATCCGAGGCAACCTGCTGCTCGCCCGCCCGGCGGCCCGCAAGCCTACCGAAGCGGACATGGACAAGGCCTTGGACGCCGTCGGGCTTTCCGGACTGGTGTCCGGGCTTCCCGGGGGCCTTGACAGCCGCATAGGCCCCTCGGGTTCGTTCCTGAGCGGCGGCGAACGCCAACGGCTCGCCATGGCCCGTACACTCCTCACCGGCGCAGCTGTCCTCCTTCTGGACGAGCCAACCGCCCATCTCGACGCCGAGGCCGGGCGCCTCATGATGGCGGAGCTGCGCGCCGGGCTGAAGGATGTCACCGTGGTCCTGGTGACCCACGACCCGGCCGACATCGCCGGGGGAGACTACCGGTTGGATCTGGGCTCGCCGTCGGCGCTCCCGGCGCTCGTGCGTGGAAACTAG
- the cydB gene encoding cytochrome d ubiquinol oxidase subunit II encodes MELLPTVWFVAIAVLWTGYLFLEGFDLGVGMLMKLFARNNTDRRVLLNTVGPVWDGNEVWLLTAAGATFAAFPLWYASLFSALYLPLLIVLVALIFRAVAFEYRGKVDSARWRTVWDWAIALGSFTAAFGIGAALALTTTGLPIDSNGDRQGGPFAWFSGYAVLGGFAVVAFALVHALAFLALKTDGEVRHRARRWFVRLAPLALLPMLAWMVSLQLLSGKPLTWILVILGVLAAAGAWVLARKGAEGKAFGALGAFLVCATASIFGAAFPVVIPSTLNPAFNLTISNASSSAYTLGLMSIVAAVGLPLVIAYQAWTYWVFRRRVSAAHIPAAHGFLPAIAAKVLVGHAAPGGPAARHAPHDAGE; translated from the coding sequence ATGGAACTGTTGCCTACCGTCTGGTTCGTGGCCATCGCCGTGCTGTGGACGGGATACCTCTTCCTGGAGGGCTTCGACCTCGGCGTCGGAATGCTCATGAAGCTCTTCGCCCGGAACAACACCGACCGCCGGGTGCTGCTCAACACGGTCGGCCCGGTGTGGGACGGGAACGAAGTGTGGCTGCTGACCGCGGCCGGTGCCACCTTCGCGGCCTTCCCGCTGTGGTACGCCTCGCTGTTTTCGGCGCTTTACCTGCCGCTCCTGATTGTCCTGGTGGCCCTGATCTTCCGGGCTGTGGCTTTCGAGTACCGGGGCAAAGTGGACAGCGCGCGCTGGCGGACCGTCTGGGACTGGGCGATTGCCTTGGGCTCGTTCACGGCCGCGTTCGGCATCGGCGCCGCGTTGGCGTTGACCACCACCGGACTGCCGATTGACTCGAATGGCGACCGCCAGGGCGGCCCCTTTGCCTGGTTCAGCGGATACGCCGTGCTGGGCGGTTTTGCCGTCGTCGCGTTCGCCCTGGTGCACGCCCTGGCGTTCCTGGCCCTGAAGACCGACGGCGAGGTGCGCCACCGTGCGCGCCGCTGGTTTGTGCGGCTCGCTCCTCTCGCATTGCTGCCGATGCTGGCATGGATGGTGTCCCTCCAGCTGCTCAGCGGCAAGCCGTTGACGTGGATTCTGGTGATCCTCGGAGTCCTGGCAGCCGCGGGAGCCTGGGTCCTTGCCCGCAAGGGAGCTGAGGGCAAGGCCTTCGGGGCCCTGGGTGCGTTCCTGGTGTGCGCCACCGCCTCCATCTTCGGTGCGGCGTTCCCCGTGGTCATTCCCTCAACCCTGAACCCCGCCTTCAACCTCACCATTTCCAACGCCTCCTCGTCCGCCTACACCCTGGGGTTGATGAGTATCGTGGCCGCCGTCGGGCTGCCCCTCGTGATCGCCTACCAGGCCTGGACCTACTGGGTGTTCCGCCGCCGCGTGAGCGCAGCACATATTCCCGCCGCACATGGCTTCCTGCCGGCCATCGCGGCCAAGGTCCTGGTCGGCCATGCGGCGCCGGGCGGACCAGCTGCCAGGCACGCACCCCACGACGCCGGCGAGTAG
- a CDS encoding cytochrome ubiquinol oxidase subunit I, giving the protein MDALEIARWQFGITTVYHFMMVPLTIGLGLVVAVIQTLWYRTGKVEYLRMTKFWGKLFLINFIMGVATGIVQEFQFGMAWSEYSRFVGDVFGAPLALEALLAFFVESTFLGLWIFGWKQLKRGVHLACLWIAVIGSVFSAYFIIVANSWMQHPVGVTMVNGRPVMTDAWAVFTNNTAMVAVPHTLFGALAVAGAFLLGIAWYHLWRRRHDGIDTVGADGRAIAGEADIPGRDKADYKVWINSLRIGAVVAMISFAGTAFTGDLQGKLMFEQQPMKMAAAEAACHDGTGFSVLSVGNLGSKSCNDIVAVIEVPGILSFLAKGDFNTEVKGVNSLLDEYKAKYGTHLPNNPLYGDRAGQEIQYVPVMEVTYWGFRMMIGFGGIAAFAALLALWVTRKGMVPQSRWIMRLAVFGILAPFGANAAGWIFTEMGRQPFVVAPNPDASGVDQVFMFTAAAVSPGVSAAELITSLVVLASIYAVLLVVEVRLLVKYARGGVMSAMPELAEARHGEKKEKKDDDGGTPGAPGQPGDSDDVLAFAY; this is encoded by the coding sequence ATGGACGCCTTGGAAATCGCACGCTGGCAATTTGGAATCACCACGGTCTACCACTTCATGATGGTGCCGCTGACCATCGGGCTGGGGCTTGTCGTGGCCGTCATCCAGACCCTCTGGTACCGTACGGGCAAAGTTGAATACCTGCGGATGACCAAGTTCTGGGGCAAGCTCTTCCTCATCAACTTCATCATGGGCGTGGCCACGGGTATCGTGCAGGAATTCCAATTCGGCATGGCCTGGAGCGAATACAGCCGATTCGTCGGCGACGTGTTCGGCGCGCCCCTGGCTTTGGAAGCGCTTCTGGCGTTCTTCGTGGAATCGACCTTCCTGGGGCTCTGGATCTTCGGCTGGAAGCAACTCAAGCGCGGCGTCCACCTCGCGTGCCTCTGGATCGCCGTGATCGGCTCGGTCTTCTCTGCCTACTTCATCATTGTTGCCAACTCCTGGATGCAGCACCCCGTCGGCGTCACGATGGTCAACGGGCGTCCCGTCATGACCGACGCCTGGGCAGTCTTCACCAACAACACCGCCATGGTGGCCGTACCCCACACGCTCTTCGGCGCGCTGGCCGTCGCCGGTGCGTTCCTTCTGGGCATCGCCTGGTACCACCTCTGGCGCCGCCGCCACGATGGCATTGACACCGTCGGAGCCGACGGCCGGGCCATCGCCGGCGAAGCCGACATCCCCGGGCGGGACAAGGCCGACTACAAGGTGTGGATCAACTCCCTGCGGATCGGCGCCGTCGTCGCCATGATCTCTTTCGCCGGCACCGCCTTCACGGGCGATTTGCAGGGCAAGCTGATGTTCGAACAACAGCCCATGAAGATGGCCGCCGCTGAGGCTGCCTGCCACGACGGCACCGGATTCTCCGTGCTGAGCGTCGGCAACCTCGGGTCCAAGAGCTGCAACGACATCGTGGCCGTGATCGAGGTCCCCGGCATCCTCTCCTTCCTGGCCAAGGGCGATTTCAACACGGAAGTGAAGGGCGTCAACAGCCTCCTCGACGAGTACAAGGCCAAGTACGGCACCCACTTGCCGAACAATCCCCTGTACGGCGATCGGGCAGGCCAGGAAATCCAGTACGTACCCGTCATGGAAGTGACCTACTGGGGCTTCCGTATGATGATCGGCTTCGGCGGGATCGCTGCCTTTGCCGCATTGCTTGCCCTATGGGTCACCCGCAAGGGCATGGTCCCGCAATCCCGCTGGATCATGCGCCTGGCAGTGTTCGGCATCCTGGCTCCCTTCGGCGCCAACGCCGCCGGCTGGATCTTCACCGAAATGGGCCGCCAACCGTTCGTCGTCGCGCCCAATCCTGATGCCAGCGGCGTGGACCAAGTGTTCATGTTCACGGCCGCGGCCGTCTCACCAGGCGTCTCCGCCGCCGAGCTCATCACCTCGCTTGTCGTGTTGGCCTCCATCTACGCGGTTCTGCTGGTGGTGGAAGTCCGCCTGCTGGTCAAATACGCCCGCGGCGGTGTGATGTCCGCGATGCCGGAGCTCGCCGAAGCCCGCCACGGCGAGAAAAAAGAAAAGAAGGACGACGACGGCGGAACCCCGGGCGCCCCGGGCCAGCCCGGCGACAGCGACGACGTCCTGGCATTCGCCTACTAG
- a CDS encoding BlaI/MecI/CopY family transcriptional regulator, whose product MASLGELERAVMDLLWAGQEAATANKLRDLLAQDSAATDGIAGHQGKDLAVTTVLTVLSRLEKKGLVERERGTRPHRYQAVSSRADHTADLMHEALGSAPDREAVLARFIGSVSESEAATLRKLLGKN is encoded by the coding sequence ATGGCAAGTCTTGGCGAACTGGAACGGGCGGTCATGGATCTCCTTTGGGCGGGCCAGGAGGCTGCGACAGCCAACAAACTTCGTGATCTGCTGGCGCAGGATTCTGCCGCCACGGATGGCATTGCAGGACACCAGGGCAAGGACCTCGCAGTCACCACGGTGCTGACAGTCTTATCCCGCCTTGAGAAGAAGGGCCTCGTGGAGCGCGAACGCGGCACCCGCCCGCACCGCTACCAGGCTGTTTCGAGCCGCGCAGACCACACGGCGGACCTCATGCATGAGGCCCTGGGCTCTGCCCCGGACCGCGAAGCCGTGCTGGCGCGGTTCATCGGTTCCGTGAGCGAGAGTGAAGCTGCCACGCTGCGCAAGCTGCTCGGCAAAAACTAA
- a CDS encoding M56 family metallopeptidase yields MFWTSYFLAVLALVLAWPVPVLLSRAEWPSRAPFMAMVLWQAIALAGGLSMIGAMLVYGLEPIGDNLIAGLRSLAGMVLHNEPTTALGFWHLFALSAAALLSAHLVFTLLLTYVKIERQRRRHRELLALLASPSNDGPGTVVINHDSPVAYCLPGGARSVTVLSDGLMAALEPAELRAVLIHENAHLSQRHDLLLWAFAAWRQALPWFPTTRLAQVAVNSLIEMLADDVALRSESKGTLIKAIAIVASGSARPVEQFAPSGTSERDSSPEDSTLSGTGGADSPRTTASRVSRLLSPKPPLPAAQRALVLAASAMLLAVPTGLLIVPGLLG; encoded by the coding sequence ATGTTCTGGACCTCATATTTTCTGGCGGTCCTTGCTTTGGTGCTGGCCTGGCCGGTCCCTGTCCTCCTTTCGCGCGCCGAATGGCCGTCACGCGCGCCGTTCATGGCCATGGTCCTCTGGCAAGCCATCGCACTAGCCGGTGGCTTGTCCATGATCGGGGCCATGCTCGTCTACGGGCTTGAGCCCATCGGAGACAACCTCATTGCGGGTCTGCGCTCCTTGGCCGGCATGGTGCTTCACAACGAGCCCACCACGGCACTGGGCTTCTGGCACTTGTTCGCTTTGTCCGCCGCGGCGCTGCTGAGCGCCCATCTCGTCTTTACCCTGCTGCTTACCTACGTCAAGATCGAACGGCAGCGGCGGAGGCACCGCGAACTCCTCGCACTTCTGGCCTCACCGTCCAACGACGGCCCTGGCACCGTGGTCATCAACCACGACTCGCCCGTTGCATACTGCTTACCGGGCGGCGCAAGGTCAGTGACCGTCCTGTCCGACGGCCTCATGGCCGCCCTGGAGCCGGCCGAGTTGAGGGCCGTCCTCATCCACGAAAATGCCCATCTCTCCCAGCGCCACGACCTTCTCTTATGGGCCTTCGCGGCATGGCGCCAGGCACTGCCCTGGTTCCCCACCACGCGACTCGCCCAGGTTGCGGTCAACTCCCTGATCGAAATGCTGGCCGACGATGTGGCCCTGCGCAGCGAGAGCAAGGGAACGCTCATCAAGGCGATCGCGATCGTGGCCAGCGGCTCCGCCCGTCCTGTGGAGCAATTCGCCCCTTCCGGAACAAGCGAGCGGGACTCTTCCCCCGAAGACAGCACCTTGAGCGGGACCGGCGGTGCCGACTCACCGCGTACGACGGCGTCGCGCGTCAGCCGGCTGCTCTCACCCAAGCCGCCACTTCCGGCAGCTCAGCGCGCTTTGGTGCTCGCGGCATCGGCCATGTTGCTCGCGGTGCCGACAGGCCTGCTGATTGTGCCGGGTTTGCTGGGCTGA
- a CDS encoding DNA gyrase/topoisomerase IV subunit B: MAPSSEYNARHLSVLEGLEAVRKRPGMYIGSTDSRGLMHCLWEIIDNSVDEALAGFGHDIQIILHADNSVEIHDDGRGIPVDLEPKTGLTGVEVVFTKLHAGGKFGGGSYTASGGLHGVGASVVNALSARLDVQVDRGGKTYQMSFRRGEPGRFKDTGSKPSPTSVFEPFVENSVLDVVGKAKRGVTGTRIRYWADRQIFTPDAKFSLEDLAARARQTSFLVPGLKLTVRDERRLPGTPGENGPHQEVFHHDGGISEFVDFLAADSGVTDVWRLHGAGKFKETVPVLDENGHSKIAEVERDCEVDIALRWGIGYETSMRSFVNIIATPKGGTHQAGFEQALLKTFRKAVETNARKLKAGNDKIEKDDILAGLTAVLTVRLAEPQFEGQTKEILGTSAVKAIVAKVVEEEITARLNSANRNDKAQSALLLEKIVSEMKSRISARVHKETQRRKNALETSSMPTKLADCRTDDVGRSELFIVEGDSALGTAKLARSSDFQALLPIRGKILNVQKASVGDMLSNAECAALIQVVGAGSGRSFDIDAARYGKVILMTDADVDGAHIRTLLLTLFFRYMRPMIDEGRVYAAVPPLHRVEVINAGQKANEMIYTYSEAELHVLLARLAKEGKRYKEPIQRYKGLGEMDAEQLAETTMDPRHRTLRKVGIENAKMAEDTFDLLMGSDVAPRKDFIIAGAADLDRERIDA; encoded by the coding sequence GTGGCACCGAGTTCTGAATACAACGCCCGGCACCTTTCCGTTTTGGAAGGCCTGGAGGCGGTCCGCAAACGTCCGGGTATGTACATCGGCTCCACCGACTCACGCGGCCTCATGCACTGCCTGTGGGAGATCATCGACAACTCTGTGGACGAAGCGCTGGCGGGCTTCGGGCATGACATCCAGATCATCCTGCACGCGGACAACTCGGTGGAAATCCACGACGACGGCCGCGGCATCCCCGTGGACCTGGAACCCAAGACCGGGCTCACCGGGGTCGAAGTCGTCTTCACCAAACTGCATGCGGGCGGAAAGTTCGGTGGCGGCTCCTACACGGCGTCCGGCGGTTTGCACGGCGTCGGCGCGTCCGTTGTGAACGCGCTTTCTGCCCGTCTTGACGTGCAGGTGGACCGCGGCGGCAAGACGTACCAGATGTCATTCCGCCGGGGCGAGCCCGGACGATTCAAGGACACCGGCTCGAAGCCGAGCCCGACGTCGGTCTTCGAACCGTTCGTCGAGAACTCGGTGCTCGACGTCGTGGGCAAAGCGAAGCGGGGTGTCACCGGTACCCGCATACGCTACTGGGCAGACCGGCAGATCTTCACCCCGGACGCGAAGTTCTCCCTCGAGGATCTTGCGGCGCGCGCCCGCCAAACGTCATTCCTGGTTCCGGGCCTCAAGCTCACGGTGCGCGACGAGCGCCGGCTCCCCGGTACCCCCGGAGAGAACGGGCCGCACCAAGAGGTCTTCCATCACGACGGCGGCATTTCCGAGTTCGTCGACTTCCTCGCCGCGGATTCGGGCGTCACTGATGTTTGGCGGCTCCACGGTGCGGGCAAGTTCAAGGAAACTGTTCCGGTCCTTGACGAAAACGGGCACAGCAAGATCGCCGAAGTGGAACGCGACTGTGAAGTGGACATCGCGCTGCGCTGGGGGATCGGCTACGAAACCAGCATGCGGAGCTTCGTCAACATCATCGCGACGCCCAAGGGCGGTACGCACCAGGCAGGTTTCGAGCAGGCACTCCTGAAGACCTTCCGCAAGGCCGTCGAAACGAACGCACGCAAGCTCAAAGCGGGCAACGACAAGATTGAGAAGGACGACATCCTGGCCGGCCTGACGGCGGTGCTGACGGTCCGCTTGGCAGAGCCGCAATTCGAGGGCCAGACCAAGGAAATCCTGGGCACTTCGGCCGTCAAGGCGATCGTTGCCAAGGTGGTCGAGGAAGAAATCACTGCGCGCCTGAACTCGGCGAACCGCAACGACAAGGCCCAGTCCGCACTGCTGCTCGAGAAGATCGTCAGCGAGATGAAGTCCCGCATCTCGGCCCGCGTCCACAAGGAAACGCAGCGCCGGAAGAATGCGCTGGAAACGTCGTCGATGCCCACCAAGCTGGCAGATTGCCGGACGGACGACGTCGGACGCTCCGAGCTGTTCATCGTGGAAGGTGACTCTGCGCTCGGCACCGCCAAGCTGGCGCGGTCCTCGGACTTCCAAGCGTTGTTGCCGATCCGTGGCAAGATCCTGAACGTGCAGAAGGCCTCGGTGGGGGACATGCTCTCCAACGCGGAGTGCGCAGCCCTTATTCAGGTAGTGGGTGCCGGTTCGGGCCGGAGCTTCGACATCGACGCCGCCCGGTACGGCAAGGTGATCCTGATGACCGATGCAGACGTCGACGGCGCGCACATCCGTACACTGCTGCTCACCTTGTTCTTCCGGTACATGCGTCCGATGATCGACGAGGGCCGGGTATACGCGGCAGTGCCGCCGCTTCACCGGGTGGAAGTCATCAACGCGGGCCAGAAGGCCAACGAGATGATCTACACGTACTCGGAAGCCGAACTGCACGTCCTGCTGGCCAGGCTCGCCAAGGAAGGCAAGCGCTACAAGGAACCGATCCAGCGCTACAAGGGCCTGGGTGAAATGGACGCCGAGCAGCTCGCCGAGACCACCATGGATCCGCGCCATCGCACCCTGCGCAAGGTGGGGATTGAGAACGCCAAGATGGCGGAGGACACCTTTGACCTGCTGATGGGATCGGACGTCGCCCCGCGCAAGGACTTCATTATTGCCGGCGCAGCGGACCTGGACCGGGAACGCATCGACGCCTGA
- a CDS encoding DUF7455 domain-containing protein, with amino-acid sequence MTTAVADRTLNALDRCDRCGAQAYVRVVLESSGGELLFCGHHARAVEATLRPMSSDWHDETARLQEKEPVLAD; translated from the coding sequence ATGACAACAGCAGTTGCAGACCGCACACTCAATGCACTCGACCGGTGCGACCGTTGCGGGGCCCAGGCATATGTCCGCGTTGTACTCGAGTCCTCCGGCGGTGAGCTGCTCTTCTGCGGCCACCACGCACGTGCAGTAGAGGCCACGCTGCGGCCGATGAGCTCGGACTGGCATGACGAGACGGCTCGCCTTCAGGAGAAGGAACCCGTCCTGGCCGACTAG
- a CDS encoding FMN-binding negative transcriptional regulator: MYIPAHFAAGPDVIHDLLTRPSAANLVTMTSHGLLATFLPLIYDPSIGEHGALHGHLARTNSQWSEPAIGESLVIIQGADAYISPSWYASKAEHGRVVPTWNYSTAHVYGKLAVHDDAAWLGNHVRQLTKLNEARSERPWSVDDAPERYVSGQLRAIVGIELVITRIEAKAKLSQNRPDKDIDGVVAGLDAQGHREIAADVARARQGS; the protein is encoded by the coding sequence ATGTACATCCCAGCGCATTTCGCGGCCGGTCCCGACGTAATCCACGACCTCCTGACGCGGCCAAGTGCGGCGAATCTAGTCACCATGACGTCGCACGGCCTGCTGGCGACCTTCCTGCCGCTCATCTACGATCCATCGATCGGCGAACACGGCGCGCTCCACGGACACCTCGCCCGAACCAACTCCCAATGGTCGGAGCCGGCGATCGGAGAGTCACTCGTGATCATCCAGGGCGCGGACGCCTACATTTCGCCCTCCTGGTACGCATCGAAGGCAGAGCACGGGCGCGTCGTCCCGACGTGGAACTACTCCACCGCGCACGTCTACGGCAAGCTCGCTGTCCATGACGATGCCGCGTGGCTTGGGAACCATGTCAGGCAGCTGACCAAGCTCAACGAAGCCCGTTCCGAGCGGCCGTGGTCCGTGGACGACGCACCGGAGCGCTATGTTTCCGGCCAGTTGCGTGCGATCGTTGGCATCGAGTTGGTCATCACCCGTATCGAAGCAAAGGCCAAACTGAGCCAGAACCGGCCCGACAAGGACATTGACGGGGTCGTGGCCGGGCTTGATGCCCAAGGGCACAGGGAGATTGCTGCCGATGTAGCCCGGGCCAGGCAGGGAAGTTAA